The following proteins are encoded in a genomic region of Cryptomeria japonica chromosome 11, Sugi_1.0, whole genome shotgun sequence:
- the LOC131030583 gene encoding uncharacterized protein LOC131030583 isoform X4, which produces MENEDREDAKCYKTPQEFEEVEVEPLVKESLSDTTELWLIQMPLSQFEPADFQGKELSIKLPEAEGWMGSLENSCGKSYDMYCLGNQGMEPFSFLPRSSTSMGVRKISCQICLLNAKTENGNASGRADISVGCVSKTQDRIKREGISQDPGRSVGSVGQKSSHAVSGITSEGEEPSTKKRGKFSKEEGVNGTLTASRLRNLEESGAYDSSLQQGQSYKTNEVRVEYSTGMKKKKHEYYRSEDTDEMTLILLH; this is translated from the exons ATGGAGAACGAAGATAGAGAAGATGCAAAATG CTACAAGACCCCTCAAGAGTTTGAAGAAGTTGAGGTGGAGCCACTTGTCAAAGAGTCACTTTCAGACACAACAGAATTGTGGCTTATTCAGATGCCTCTGAGTCAA TTTGAACCTGCAGACTTTCAGGGGAAAGAGTTATCAATTAAATTGCCTGAAGCAGAGGGCTGGATGGGATCTTTGGAAAATTCTTGTG GAAAATCATATGACATGTACTGTTTGGGTAATCAGGGAATGGAACCTTTTTCTTTTCTGCCAAGATCCTCAACATCTATGGGAG TTCGAAAGATTTCCTGTCAAATCTGCCTTCTAAATGCTAAAACAGAAAATGGGAATGCATCTGGAAGAGCAGATATCTCTGTTGGTTGTGTTTCCAAAACTCAAGACCGTATAAAAA GAGAGGGTATATCTCAGGACCCGGGAAGATCAGTGGGGAGTGTTGGTCAGAAAAGTTCACATGCAGTAAGTGGAATCACTTCTGAAGGTGAAGAGCCTTCAACTAAGAAGAGGGGTAAGTTCTCTAAAGAGGAAGGGGTAAATGGGACACTGACTGCTTCACGTTTGAGAAACTTGGAAGAAAGTGGGGCCTATGATTCTAGTTTGCAACAAGGTCAGAGCTATAAAACTAATGAAGTTAGAGTGGAATATTCCACTGGGATGAAAAAGAAAAAAC ATGAGTACTATCGATCAGAAGACACTGATGAAATGACTCTTATTCTTTTACACTAA
- the LOC131030583 gene encoding uncharacterized protein LOC131030583 isoform X3 translates to MENEDREDAKCYKTPQEFEEVEVEPLVKESLSDTTELWLIQMPLSQFEPADFQGKELSIKLPEAEGWMGSLENSCGKSYDMYCLGNQGMEPFSFLPRSSTSMGVRKISCQICLLNAKTENGNASGRADISVGCVSKTQDRIKREGISQDPGRSVGSVGQKSSHAVSGITSEGEEPSTKKRGKFSKEEGVNGTLTASRLRNLEESGAYDSSLQQGQSYKTNEVRVEYSTGMKKKKPGMDVPYILAITLHRANEYYRSEDTDEMTLILLH, encoded by the exons ATGGAGAACGAAGATAGAGAAGATGCAAAATG CTACAAGACCCCTCAAGAGTTTGAAGAAGTTGAGGTGGAGCCACTTGTCAAAGAGTCACTTTCAGACACAACAGAATTGTGGCTTATTCAGATGCCTCTGAGTCAA TTTGAACCTGCAGACTTTCAGGGGAAAGAGTTATCAATTAAATTGCCTGAAGCAGAGGGCTGGATGGGATCTTTGGAAAATTCTTGTG GAAAATCATATGACATGTACTGTTTGGGTAATCAGGGAATGGAACCTTTTTCTTTTCTGCCAAGATCCTCAACATCTATGGGAG TTCGAAAGATTTCCTGTCAAATCTGCCTTCTAAATGCTAAAACAGAAAATGGGAATGCATCTGGAAGAGCAGATATCTCTGTTGGTTGTGTTTCCAAAACTCAAGACCGTATAAAAA GAGAGGGTATATCTCAGGACCCGGGAAGATCAGTGGGGAGTGTTGGTCAGAAAAGTTCACATGCAGTAAGTGGAATCACTTCTGAAGGTGAAGAGCCTTCAACTAAGAAGAGGGGTAAGTTCTCTAAAGAGGAAGGGGTAAATGGGACACTGACTGCTTCACGTTTGAGAAACTTGGAAGAAAGTGGGGCCTATGATTCTAGTTTGCAACAAGGTCAGAGCTATAAAACTAATGAAGTTAGAGTGGAATATTCCACTGGGATGAAAAAGAAAAAAC CTGGAATGGATGTACCATATATACTAGCAATCACACTTCACCGTGCAA ATGAGTACTATCGATCAGAAGACACTGATGAAATGACTCTTATTCTTTTACACTAA
- the LOC131030583 gene encoding uncharacterized protein LOC131030583 isoform X1 has product MENEDREDAKCYKTPQEFEEVEVEPLVKESLSDTTELWLIQMPLSQFEPADFQGKELSIKLPEAEGWMGSLENSCGKSYDMYCLGNQGMEPFSFLPRSSTSMGVRKISCQICLLNAKTENGNASGRADISVGCVSKTQDRIKREGISQDPGRSVGSVGQKSSHAVSGITSEGEEPSTKKRGKFSKEEGVNGTLTASRLRNLEESGAYDSSLQQGQSYKTNEVRVEYSTGMKKKKPGMDVPYILAITLHRASMLIVMHNEYYRSEDTDEMTLILLH; this is encoded by the exons ATGGAGAACGAAGATAGAGAAGATGCAAAATG CTACAAGACCCCTCAAGAGTTTGAAGAAGTTGAGGTGGAGCCACTTGTCAAAGAGTCACTTTCAGACACAACAGAATTGTGGCTTATTCAGATGCCTCTGAGTCAA TTTGAACCTGCAGACTTTCAGGGGAAAGAGTTATCAATTAAATTGCCTGAAGCAGAGGGCTGGATGGGATCTTTGGAAAATTCTTGTG GAAAATCATATGACATGTACTGTTTGGGTAATCAGGGAATGGAACCTTTTTCTTTTCTGCCAAGATCCTCAACATCTATGGGAG TTCGAAAGATTTCCTGTCAAATCTGCCTTCTAAATGCTAAAACAGAAAATGGGAATGCATCTGGAAGAGCAGATATCTCTGTTGGTTGTGTTTCCAAAACTCAAGACCGTATAAAAA GAGAGGGTATATCTCAGGACCCGGGAAGATCAGTGGGGAGTGTTGGTCAGAAAAGTTCACATGCAGTAAGTGGAATCACTTCTGAAGGTGAAGAGCCTTCAACTAAGAAGAGGGGTAAGTTCTCTAAAGAGGAAGGGGTAAATGGGACACTGACTGCTTCACGTTTGAGAAACTTGGAAGAAAGTGGGGCCTATGATTCTAGTTTGCAACAAGGTCAGAGCTATAAAACTAATGAAGTTAGAGTGGAATATTCCACTGGGATGAAAAAGAAAAAAC CTGGAATGGATGTACCATATATACTAGCAATCACACTTCACCGTGCAAGTATGCTGATAGTCATGCATA ATGAGTACTATCGATCAGAAGACACTGATGAAATGACTCTTATTCTTTTACACTAA
- the LOC131030583 gene encoding uncharacterized protein LOC131030583 isoform X2, producing MFFELCSYKTPQEFEEVEVEPLVKESLSDTTELWLIQMPLSQFEPADFQGKELSIKLPEAEGWMGSLENSCGKSYDMYCLGNQGMEPFSFLPRSSTSMGVRKISCQICLLNAKTENGNASGRADISVGCVSKTQDRIKREGISQDPGRSVGSVGQKSSHAVSGITSEGEEPSTKKRGKFSKEEGVNGTLTASRLRNLEESGAYDSSLQQGQSYKTNEVRVEYSTGMKKKKPGMDVPYILAITLHRASMLIVMHNEYYRSEDTDEMTLILLH from the exons ATG TTCTTTGAACTGTGCAGCTACAAGACCCCTCAAGAGTTTGAAGAAGTTGAGGTGGAGCCACTTGTCAAAGAGTCACTTTCAGACACAACAGAATTGTGGCTTATTCAGATGCCTCTGAGTCAA TTTGAACCTGCAGACTTTCAGGGGAAAGAGTTATCAATTAAATTGCCTGAAGCAGAGGGCTGGATGGGATCTTTGGAAAATTCTTGTG GAAAATCATATGACATGTACTGTTTGGGTAATCAGGGAATGGAACCTTTTTCTTTTCTGCCAAGATCCTCAACATCTATGGGAG TTCGAAAGATTTCCTGTCAAATCTGCCTTCTAAATGCTAAAACAGAAAATGGGAATGCATCTGGAAGAGCAGATATCTCTGTTGGTTGTGTTTCCAAAACTCAAGACCGTATAAAAA GAGAGGGTATATCTCAGGACCCGGGAAGATCAGTGGGGAGTGTTGGTCAGAAAAGTTCACATGCAGTAAGTGGAATCACTTCTGAAGGTGAAGAGCCTTCAACTAAGAAGAGGGGTAAGTTCTCTAAAGAGGAAGGGGTAAATGGGACACTGACTGCTTCACGTTTGAGAAACTTGGAAGAAAGTGGGGCCTATGATTCTAGTTTGCAACAAGGTCAGAGCTATAAAACTAATGAAGTTAGAGTGGAATATTCCACTGGGATGAAAAAGAAAAAAC CTGGAATGGATGTACCATATATACTAGCAATCACACTTCACCGTGCAAGTATGCTGATAGTCATGCATA ATGAGTACTATCGATCAGAAGACACTGATGAAATGACTCTTATTCTTTTACACTAA